The Heyndrickxia vini genome contains a region encoding:
- a CDS encoding sensor domain-containing diguanylate cyclase, with protein MEHRATKMKLLFICWLLFVPTGIIVAYQFYPSEPMVPYLIVAFLVFAGIVSYFPIIINETPIFLTQWITLVAFLLHGLFYEILFLQFSIIMLMFSLKIKKDELYRYFLNSVMFLIVSLVSGITFYAVGGEIGNNTFSDLIVPLIVYQIVNFIANQILYHWTGIFLGKKERFFAKNMLWDFFTLTMVFPLGVGLYFLFNNIGYVAFLIIGIPFISFAYVLRMYNSSERINEYLQRAAEIGHQLTERLQVNEVLDLFIQKISQVLPVDYAYILDVMNDELVLLRGVEKGEQNLDIMPAIKRNQGISGVVWGTGKAVLYNEKTEWENESYGYMPEGAESILCVPIFRRKKVEGVLFLVSTKKKQYEKFQIPMIDILCSYFIVAIQNAKHYEKTKMMSEHCQLTKLYNYRYFEELLSHEFDLLSKGQRNGLSLIMLDIDYFKSVNDTYGHQSGNEILVQMAKRIKSLIGNRGTVARYGGEEFVILLPDTNKQSALRLAEIVRLTIANRPFATQNFLDIGVKHESISITVSIGVATAPQDADDSLALIRHADRALYIGAKRAGKNRVAEYVK; from the coding sequence ATGGAACATCGTGCTACTAAAATGAAGCTTCTTTTCATATGTTGGTTACTGTTTGTTCCGACAGGAATTATAGTAGCTTATCAGTTTTACCCTTCTGAGCCAATGGTACCTTATTTAATAGTAGCTTTTCTAGTTTTTGCGGGAATTGTCTCATATTTTCCGATTATTATTAATGAAACTCCTATTTTTTTGACTCAATGGATTACATTAGTTGCTTTTTTATTACATGGATTATTTTATGAAATACTCTTTTTACAATTTTCTATCATCATGTTGATGTTTTCGCTAAAAATAAAAAAAGATGAACTATATCGCTATTTTTTAAATTCAGTTATGTTTTTAATCGTCTCCTTAGTAAGTGGGATTACCTTCTATGCTGTTGGAGGGGAAATTGGGAACAATACATTTTCCGATTTGATCGTACCGCTCATTGTTTATCAAATAGTGAATTTTATCGCGAATCAAATACTTTACCACTGGACCGGGATTTTTTTAGGAAAAAAAGAGCGTTTCTTTGCTAAAAATATGCTGTGGGATTTCTTTACTCTAACCATGGTTTTCCCGCTCGGAGTTGGTCTATATTTCTTGTTTAACAATATAGGATATGTTGCCTTTTTAATCATTGGTATTCCTTTTATTAGTTTCGCCTATGTTTTACGAATGTACAATTCTTCCGAAAGAATCAATGAATATTTACAAAGAGCTGCTGAAATAGGGCATCAATTAACAGAACGTTTACAAGTTAATGAAGTGCTTGATTTATTTATCCAGAAAATATCCCAAGTGCTCCCCGTTGATTATGCCTATATTCTCGATGTAATGAACGATGAACTCGTTCTTTTAAGAGGGGTCGAAAAAGGGGAACAAAACTTAGATATCATGCCAGCAATTAAGAGAAACCAAGGAATAAGTGGTGTTGTATGGGGAACGGGAAAGGCCGTTCTCTATAATGAAAAAACGGAATGGGAAAATGAATCATATGGATATATGCCGGAAGGTGCTGAAAGCATTTTATGTGTCCCCATTTTTAGACGGAAAAAGGTAGAAGGTGTTTTATTTTTAGTATCAACTAAAAAAAAGCAATATGAGAAATTTCAGATTCCAATGATTGATATATTATGTTCGTACTTCATTGTAGCTATTCAAAATGCAAAGCATTATGAAAAAACGAAAATGATGAGTGAGCATTGTCAACTAACGAAATTATATAATTACCGCTATTTCGAGGAACTTCTCTCACATGAATTTGATTTATTATCTAAAGGACAGAGAAATGGACTTTCGTTAATAATGCTTGATATTGATTATTTTAAAAGTGTAAACGATACGTATGGACATCAAAGTGGGAATGAAATTCTTGTCCAAATGGCTAAAAGGATTAAAAGTTTAATAGGTAATCGGGGGACCGTTGCACGCTATGGGGGGGAGGAATTTGTTATACTCCTGCCTGATACGAATAAGCAATCAGCACTTCGATTAGCAGAAATCGTCCGCTTAACAATTGCCAATCGTCCATTTGCAACACAAAATTTTTTAGATATAGGTGTCAAGCATGAAAGCATTTCTATTACAGTTAGTATAGGTGTCGCAACCGCACCACAGGATGCCGATGATTCACTTGCACTTATCAGACATGCGGATCGAGCACTGTATATTGGGGCAAAACGGGCCGGGAAAAATAGAGTAGCAGAATATGTGAAATAA
- a CDS encoding VWA domain-containing protein translates to MRTIFKKIHLLFFVVVISFCASNINPTPTNASTTSPSVDFSVRPSANEYIKPTDGNAEGRLDISLLPKGKATNEQRKPIDVFFVHDTSGSMKETLEGERKDTSAKNALNKAIDFFSQNAQSKDGFYFIPFDSKISNKCQSNYWYCTSKTIKETTGLNNIKNMISDLDKVSGGGTNYIQPLESVVSTSIMKNAETGSGDRKKYVIFLTDGEPTSLIYNSNLYEISTADTCIKNGNSNRCTEINGVNGLKKLIKSAVLDTSDNIGKNDITMYSIAFAKEGDVNYQLLDTMSGKTGGFATQSNSNSLTELFTNISSQFDSPSIDGDVTIDLKPFKGTVKVKDGANAYVDENNVAHVKFNFSYPINANPSPNEINTSLPLEFTKTGVYSFETIKINYKDLNGKVVQNIHSPVTITIKDDTAPTFTSSVDLIGNALYSPDSLVKIGTSDSESNQFSAKYTITPSGLVNSFANGSLTGLKIIQPLPDGITLANSQLTITSGQDFMSNASVKEIITEDNKHKIQIDIPKPISYSKGNFNVKEFSFSIKLKAMWALSYTSYPIATIQYNDSRFGSQSVTTSTLSKKIGMKVRLDTDNTDKYYYVGDAVGKIQKINKNSEEVVAETDLTANSLPNKPVMGLELQNNGKKIEITYYDNSKAYLYLKTNFEMKENGTGKILINGSSTAGPVQFYVTDFVLGKDVKYEYQLESKKGTTDWLVFDPKQPVQIPGNYSGEVKINVRTLGGFSSDSNAVTKSVVITKNIQSITVTPNPIEVDVLKSVDFTIKIEPEDALNKQLQISIENPEGLTVAELVDGDNNRILGVHEGSAKLVIKSLDGSNIRVEIPINVINPYVALKELHFTKAKYTITPGSMISIYPKLIFNPENATNKKIKNIFSTDEDIVEVVQGADGAWYVKANKIGYSTITVISDDNPAIKDTAVFEVHDSTDDNGTGNDNQSIDGKW, encoded by the coding sequence ATGCGCACAATATTTAAAAAAATTCACTTGCTATTTTTTGTAGTAGTTATTTCCTTCTGTGCCTCAAATATAAATCCTACACCTACGAATGCATCAACAACAAGTCCTTCAGTAGATTTTTCTGTTCGTCCATCCGCCAATGAATACATAAAGCCAACAGACGGTAATGCAGAAGGCCGTTTAGATATTAGCCTTCTTCCAAAAGGTAAAGCGACAAATGAACAGAGAAAACCCATTGATGTCTTTTTTGTCCATGATACTTCAGGATCAATGAAAGAAACACTGGAAGGTGAAAGAAAAGATACAAGTGCGAAAAATGCATTAAACAAAGCTATCGATTTTTTTAGTCAAAATGCTCAATCAAAAGATGGTTTTTACTTTATTCCATTTGATTCAAAAATAAGCAATAAATGCCAATCTAATTATTGGTATTGTACTTCTAAAACCATTAAAGAAACGACAGGACTCAATAATATTAAAAACATGATTTCTGACTTAGATAAGGTAAGTGGAGGCGGTACAAACTATATACAGCCACTCGAATCCGTAGTTTCAACCAGTATTATGAAAAATGCTGAAACTGGAAGTGGAGATAGAAAAAAATATGTCATATTCTTAACAGATGGGGAACCAACCTCCTTAATTTACAATAGTAATTTATACGAAATATCAACTGCTGATACTTGTATAAAAAATGGTAATTCAAATAGATGTACTGAAATTAATGGAGTAAATGGTCTGAAAAAGCTAATCAAATCAGCCGTACTTGATACATCCGATAACATAGGAAAAAACGATATTACAATGTATAGTATCGCCTTTGCAAAAGAGGGGGATGTAAACTATCAACTTCTTGATACGATGTCTGGAAAAACTGGCGGATTTGCTACCCAAAGTAATTCGAACAGTTTAACTGAATTATTTACAAATATTTCATCACAATTTGATTCACCATCTATAGATGGTGATGTGACAATTGATCTTAAACCATTTAAAGGGACGGTAAAAGTAAAAGATGGTGCGAATGCCTATGTCGATGAAAATAATGTGGCACATGTTAAATTTAATTTTAGTTACCCTATCAATGCAAATCCATCACCGAATGAAATAAATACATCCTTACCACTTGAATTTACGAAAACAGGTGTTTATTCTTTTGAAACTATCAAAATAAACTATAAGGATCTAAACGGGAAAGTAGTCCAAAACATCCATTCTCCCGTTACGATAACAATTAAAGATGATACAGCACCAACTTTTACAAGCAGTGTCGACCTTATCGGTAATGCATTATATTCGCCAGACAGCTTAGTAAAAATAGGTACAAGCGATTCGGAAAGCAATCAATTTTCGGCAAAGTATACAATAACCCCATCAGGCTTAGTCAATAGCTTCGCAAACGGGTCATTAACAGGATTGAAAATTATTCAACCGTTACCGGACGGTATAACATTGGCGAATTCACAATTGACGATCACTAGTGGACAGGATTTCATGTCCAATGCATCTGTTAAAGAAATTATTACTGAAGACAATAAACATAAAATTCAAATTGACATTCCTAAGCCGATTAGTTATTCAAAAGGTAATTTTAATGTGAAGGAATTTTCATTTTCGATAAAATTAAAGGCGATGTGGGCTCTTTCATATACATCTTATCCAATCGCAACTATCCAATATAATGATAGTCGATTTGGATCACAATCTGTTACCACCTCTACATTGTCAAAGAAAATTGGAATGAAGGTTCGCTTGGATACTGATAATACCGATAAATATTATTACGTCGGAGATGCAGTTGGTAAGATTCAAAAAATTAATAAGAACAGCGAAGAGGTTGTAGCCGAAACAGATTTAACGGCCAATTCTTTGCCGAACAAACCGGTTATGGGATTGGAACTACAAAACAATGGCAAAAAAATTGAAATTACTTACTATGATAACTCAAAAGCATATTTATATTTGAAAACGAATTTTGAAATGAAAGAGAATGGAACAGGAAAAATTTTAATCAATGGATCATCGACAGCCGGACCGGTACAATTTTATGTTACAGATTTTGTATTAGGTAAAGATGTGAAATACGAATATCAACTTGAATCAAAAAAGGGTACGACCGATTGGTTAGTGTTTGATCCTAAACAACCTGTACAAATACCAGGAAATTATAGTGGAGAAGTCAAAATAAACGTCCGAACTCTGGGTGGTTTTTCCAGTGATTCAAACGCTGTGACAAAATCAGTTGTTATCACGAAGAACATCCAATCAATTACTGTAACGCCAAACCCAATTGAAGTTGATGTCCTTAAATCGGTGGACTTTACGATTAAAATTGAACCGGAAGATGCATTGAACAAACAATTGCAAATATCAATCGAAAATCCGGAAGGACTTACTGTTGCCGAATTAGTTGACGGTGATAATAATCGCATCCTTGGCGTTCATGAAGGAAGTGCAAAGTTAGTTATTAAAAGTCTTGATGGCTCTAATATTCGGGTAGAGATTCCGATCAACGTAATAAATCCTTATGTCGCGCTGAAAGAATTACATTTTACGAAGGCAAAATACACGATAACACCTGGTTCAATGATTTCGATTTATCCTAAACTAATCTTTAATCCTGAAAATGCAACAAATAAAAAAATCAAAAATATTTTTTCAACAGATGAGGATATAGTTGAAGTTGTTCAAGGGGCAGATGGTGCATGGTATGTTAAAGCGAATAAAATAGGCTATTCCACGATAACGGTCATTTCAGATGATAATCCAGCCATAAAAGATACAGCAGTATTTGAAGTTCATGATAGCACAGATGATAATGGAACTGGAAATGATAATCAATCAATCGACGGTAAATGGTAA
- a CDS encoding PilW family protein, protein MIKNIRQALKEPLKAKSFDKRGVTLIELLVTVAISAIFLPVIYSAFITGYKLYEKINIEGQLRDDADYVTSMILNTFYSTPFDVVDSCGSSTKNCIDIKETKETTLTKQNNTNFYDFDQKSYEHNEDVITSTIKLVNFEKNGQSLTGIQINDQLLETSSNFEGSTFSIHCKNDNNVQNCETNGTIELHLQVKDDKHNKVLHLTSEFGF, encoded by the coding sequence ATGATAAAGAATATCAGACAAGCGTTGAAGGAACCGTTAAAAGCGAAGAGCTTCGATAAACGTGGGGTAACTTTAATTGAACTGTTGGTAACTGTCGCTATCTCAGCCATTTTCTTGCCCGTTATATATAGTGCCTTCATTACCGGTTATAAATTATATGAAAAAATAAATATTGAAGGCCAGTTACGCGATGATGCCGATTATGTAACATCTATGATTCTTAATACCTTCTACTCTACGCCCTTTGATGTCGTGGACTCATGTGGCAGTTCCACAAAAAACTGTATCGATATTAAAGAAACGAAAGAAACCACACTTACTAAACAAAATAATACTAACTTTTATGATTTCGATCAGAAATCATACGAACATAATGAAGATGTCATCACTTCAACAATTAAATTAGTAAACTTTGAAAAAAATGGCCAATCACTTACAGGCATTCAAATTAACGATCAATTACTAGAAACCAGCTCCAATTTTGAGGGTTCTACGTTCTCAATTCATTGTAAAAATGATAATAATGTACAAAATTGCGAAACCAATGGGACTATTGAGCTTCATTTGCAAGTTAAAGATGATAAACATAATAAGGTACTTCATTTGACAAGTGAATTCGGTTTTTAA
- a CDS encoding type IV pilus modification PilV family protein, which produces MNPIKKLQHQEGITLIEVLLSITILGIILLTFMHFFLQAGTFTNANQKKTVAVNVARNALMFMEKQNFLVLKDDFLKINDGEASSSDHSLHLKICNNQYEYKNEKINAGCEPIKINNVPYEVLVSTDNMDDCYNGNSKTPNQSESNKNKKSTCNYYIPIKVEVRWAVNDKEYQTSVEGTVKSEELR; this is translated from the coding sequence ATGAATCCTATAAAAAAACTTCAACATCAAGAAGGAATAACATTAATTGAAGTCTTACTATCTATTACAATATTAGGAATAATTTTGCTAACTTTTATGCATTTTTTCCTACAGGCTGGAACCTTTACAAATGCGAACCAAAAAAAGACAGTGGCGGTAAACGTAGCACGAAATGCATTAATGTTTATGGAGAAACAAAATTTCCTAGTACTTAAGGATGATTTTTTAAAAATAAACGACGGAGAAGCATCATCAAGTGACCATTCTTTGCATTTAAAAATTTGTAATAATCAGTATGAGTATAAAAACGAAAAGATTAATGCGGGCTGTGAACCGATTAAGATAAATAATGTTCCTTATGAGGTCCTCGTTTCAACTGATAATATGGATGATTGTTATAATGGAAATAGCAAAACACCCAATCAAAGCGAGTCTAACAAAAATAAAAAAAGCACATGTAATTACTATATTCCAATAAAGGTTGAAGTGAGGTGGGCAGTCAATGATAAAGAATATCAGACAAGCGTTGAAGGAACCGTTAAAAGCGAAGAGCTTCGATAA
- a CDS encoding PRC-barrel domain-containing protein encodes MKKSIEIKNLPIISIANGIEIGKVKDLVIDPEQSSVDFLTVEQENWQVSVKAIPFRKIIGIGEYAVTVENENAVIDLNEIPIANQLVNRKIKIIDTRLMTRKGQLVGQAIEFFVNDETGQIIGVEINWQDRKVVLSSEFIITLGKDIIVVTEEAVDHFVESITELLEETPIEEVIEEAVVENEEIVALNQKQTEMLLGKRVAENIVDLSGKQIIEAGTILTDADIAKAKEAGPNVFVKLTMSIE; translated from the coding sequence ATGAAAAAAAGTATTGAAATAAAAAATTTACCAATCATTAGCATTGCCAATGGAATAGAAATTGGAAAAGTGAAAGATTTAGTCATTGATCCAGAGCAAAGTTCGGTTGATTTTTTGACGGTTGAACAGGAAAATTGGCAGGTAAGTGTAAAAGCGATTCCTTTTCGCAAAATTATCGGAATCGGTGAATATGCTGTAACGGTTGAAAATGAAAATGCGGTTATTGATTTAAATGAAATTCCTATTGCTAATCAGTTAGTGAATCGTAAAATAAAGATTATCGATACACGCTTAATGACAAGAAAAGGTCAGTTAGTTGGACAGGCAATTGAATTTTTTGTGAATGATGAAACAGGTCAAATTATTGGCGTGGAAATAAATTGGCAAGATCGAAAAGTTGTCCTTTCTTCCGAGTTCATCATCACTTTAGGAAAAGACATCATTGTTGTAACCGAAGAGGCAGTGGACCATTTTGTCGAATCAATAACAGAGTTATTAGAAGAAACCCCTATAGAAGAAGTAATTGAAGAAGCAGTTGTCGAAAATGAGGAAATCGTTGCTTTAAATCAGAAACAGACGGAAATGCTGTTAGGAAAAAGGGTAGCTGAAAATATCGTTGATTTATCAGGCAAGCAAATCATTGAGGCTGGTACGATTCTAACAGATGCTGACATTGCAAAGGCTAAAGAGGCCGGTCCTAACGTTTTTGTTAAATTAACAATGAGTATTGAATAA
- a CDS encoding VanW family protein yields the protein MNYKRFLIIFTTLIVCTVYLFAFSHFGALAYNTFLNPTKSFLKGTTIGPINMEGKTAQEAKELLTSEIQQWNDQLNITEEYMEKKESIQSSFILFDINETINRAESGEKNQIIVRIPEAKLKSVILEAFPELDEDSIDFTSIRRYLSEQAATLTSTDVNISIENFIAGEANNQAVVAESLRNDTSLTKGLKAFCKQISTIEIKNNTQFSLNDFLKKNQLKLSNKDVNIISSLLYELVLQTNFPIIEKNQSSNLPDYIHLGYEAKVDSALNQDFIFANPNKTTYTLTFQQIDNGLYVDMKGIPFAYKYNAVVKDKKTFSPKTIEQYSALLPEGTVNVKEIGKNGVLVKMIREVHNQAGELISSEMISEDFYPPHPRIEIHSLQAAKKDETPEDTATIDDKIDSTIDSSDESIDTNNEESSSTSPTNLEDGKSSETSDKSAKDTKKTDEIEKSSKSSDVK from the coding sequence GTGAATTATAAACGATTTTTGATCATTTTCACCACATTAATTGTATGTACGGTTTATTTATTTGCTTTTTCACATTTTGGCGCACTTGCTTACAATACCTTTTTGAATCCAACGAAATCCTTTTTAAAAGGCACCACGATTGGACCAATAAATATGGAAGGTAAGACTGCTCAAGAAGCTAAGGAATTATTAACAAGCGAGATTCAACAATGGAATGATCAGCTAAATATTACAGAAGAGTATATGGAAAAAAAAGAATCTATTCAATCATCATTTATTCTATTTGATATTAATGAGACGATCAATCGCGCAGAATCCGGAGAAAAGAACCAAATTATTGTTAGAATACCAGAAGCAAAACTTAAATCTGTTATATTGGAAGCATTTCCGGAACTTGATGAGGATTCGATTGATTTTACAAGTATTCGTCGTTATTTATCTGAACAAGCAGCAACACTTACATCTACTGATGTGAATATATCCATTGAAAACTTCATAGCTGGAGAAGCAAATAATCAAGCAGTAGTTGCAGAGTCACTTCGAAATGATACTTCCCTTACAAAGGGGTTAAAAGCATTTTGTAAACAAATTTCAACGATTGAAATTAAGAATAATACACAGTTTTCTCTTAATGATTTTTTGAAAAAGAATCAACTGAAACTTTCAAATAAGGATGTAAATATTATTTCCTCCTTATTATATGAATTAGTGTTACAAACGAATTTTCCTATCATTGAAAAAAACCAAAGTAGTAATTTACCAGATTATATCCATCTTGGTTACGAAGCTAAAGTCGATTCAGCTTTGAATCAAGATTTTATCTTTGCAAATCCCAATAAAACCACATATACATTGACATTTCAACAAATTGATAATGGGCTATACGTAGATATGAAAGGGATCCCTTTTGCCTATAAATATAATGCTGTTGTAAAAGATAAAAAAACCTTTTCACCAAAAACAATTGAGCAATACAGCGCATTATTGCCTGAAGGAACTGTAAATGTGAAAGAGATCGGTAAAAACGGTGTACTTGTGAAAATGATTCGTGAAGTACATAACCAAGCTGGAGAATTAATTAGTAGTGAAATGATTAGTGAGGATTTCTACCCACCACATCCAAGAATAGAGATTCATAGTTTACAAGCTGCTAAAAAAGATGAGACACCGGAAGATACCGCAACAATTGATGATAAAATAGACTCAACTATTGATAGCTCAGATGAATCAATTGATACAAATAATGAAGAATCTTCATCAACTTCGCCTACGAATTTAGAAGATGGCAAATCGAGTGAGACAAGTGATAAGTCAGCAAAGGATACGAAAAAAACCGATGAAATTGAAAAATCTAGCAAAAGTAGTGATGTAAAATGA